From Deltaproteobacteria bacterium, a single genomic window includes:
- a CDS encoding DUF3604 domain-containing protein — MPLGLVTLLGVAGAHAQAAPARPYALTEQREPCAAYEPLRAPFFGDTHVHTAYSQDASTQSTRTTPRDAYRFARGDALAIQPWRSDGSSMRSVRIDRPLDFTVVTDHAEQIGEVHICKTPGTPGHDSLVCRLYRSWPRAAFFVMNAAYSAGGERFGFCGENGAACLEAAQHVWRDTQAAAEEAYDRSAGCRFTSFVGYEWTAGVDAGKNLHRNVIFRNALVPKLPLSTMETGPNAMALWDALARECTAGTPGCEVLTIPHNSNLDGGLMFASARSLGGAVDAQEARMRAFWEPLVEVMQHKGDSECLLGGDTTDEACGFEKLPYDNFGGRYMGFRGNPPQRGQYAREALKRGLAHDAALGANPFRFGLIASTDTHLGTPGLASEAAFPGHGGAGAADATTLPPGLPDAVEFGPGGLAVVWAEENTRDALFAAMRRREVYGTSGTRPVVRFFGGADLPESLCSDSELVAQGYAHGVPMGGELRASASSDAPRLAVLATKDPGTRAEPGSDLQRIQIVKGWLDANGATHERVVDVAGGENGASVDSATCEPRGAGHARLCAVWRDDDFDPRERAFYYARVLENPTCRWSQRVCVAKRVDCAKPATIGDGLEACCAPEHPRVIQERAWTSPIWVSPE, encoded by the coding sequence ATGCCGCTCGGCCTCGTGACACTGCTCGGTGTCGCGGGCGCGCACGCGCAGGCGGCGCCCGCTCGCCCGTACGCGCTCACCGAGCAGCGCGAGCCCTGCGCGGCCTACGAGCCGCTGCGCGCGCCGTTCTTCGGCGACACGCACGTGCACACCGCCTACTCGCAGGACGCGAGCACGCAGAGCACGCGCACGACGCCGCGCGACGCCTACCGCTTCGCGCGCGGCGACGCGCTCGCGATTCAGCCGTGGCGCAGCGATGGCAGCTCGATGCGCAGCGTGCGGATCGACCGTCCGCTCGACTTCACGGTTGTTACGGACCACGCCGAGCAGATCGGCGAGGTGCACATCTGCAAGACGCCCGGCACACCCGGGCACGACTCGCTCGTGTGCCGCCTCTACCGCAGCTGGCCGCGCGCCGCGTTCTTCGTGATGAACGCCGCCTACTCCGCGGGCGGCGAGCGCTTCGGCTTCTGCGGCGAGAACGGCGCCGCGTGCCTCGAAGCGGCGCAGCACGTCTGGCGCGACACGCAGGCCGCCGCGGAGGAGGCGTACGACCGCAGCGCCGGATGCCGCTTCACGAGCTTCGTCGGCTACGAGTGGACCGCGGGCGTCGACGCCGGGAAGAACCTGCACCGCAACGTGATCTTCCGGAACGCGCTCGTGCCGAAGCTCCCGCTCAGCACGATGGAGACGGGGCCGAACGCGATGGCGCTGTGGGACGCGCTCGCGCGCGAGTGCACGGCGGGAACGCCCGGCTGCGAGGTGCTCACGATCCCGCACAACTCGAACCTCGACGGCGGGCTGATGTTCGCCTCGGCGCGCTCGCTCGGCGGCGCCGTCGACGCGCAGGAGGCGCGCATGCGCGCGTTCTGGGAGCCGCTCGTCGAGGTGATGCAGCACAAGGGCGACTCGGAGTGCTTGTTAGGCGGCGACACGACCGACGAGGCGTGCGGGTTCGAGAAGCTCCCGTACGACAACTTCGGCGGGCGCTACATGGGCTTCCGCGGCAACCCTCCGCAGCGCGGCCAGTACGCGCGCGAGGCGCTGAAGCGCGGCCTCGCCCACGACGCCGCGCTCGGCGCAAATCCGTTCCGCTTCGGCCTCATCGCGAGCACCGACACGCACCTCGGCACGCCGGGCCTCGCGAGCGAGGCGGCGTTCCCCGGCCACGGCGGGGCGGGCGCCGCGGACGCGACGACGCTGCCGCCCGGCTTACCCGACGCGGTCGAGTTCGGCCCCGGCGGCCTCGCGGTCGTGTGGGCGGAGGAGAACACGCGCGACGCGCTGTTCGCCGCGATGCGCCGGCGCGAGGTGTACGGAACGAGCGGCACGCGGCCCGTGGTGCGCTTCTTCGGCGGCGCCGATCTGCCCGAGAGCTTGTGCAGCGACTCCGAGCTCGTGGCGCAGGGGTACGCGCACGGCGTCCCGATGGGCGGCGAGCTGCGCGCGAGCGCGTCGAGCGACGCTCCGCGCTTAGCAGTGCTCGCGACCAAGGATCCCGGAACGCGCGCGGAGCCCGGCAGCGACCTGCAGCGCATCCAGATCGTGAAGGGCTGGCTCGACGCGAACGGAGCGACGCACGAGCGCGTGGTCGACGTCGCGGGCGGCGAGAACGGCGCGAGCGTCGACAGCGCGACGTGCGAGCCGCGCGGCGCGGGCCACGCGCGCCTGTGCGCCGTGTGGCGCGACGACGACTTCGACCCGCGCGAGCGCGCCTTCTACTACGCGCGCGTGCTCGAGAACCCGACCTGCCGCTGGAGCCAGCGCGTGTGCGTGGCGAAGCGCGTCGACTGCGCGAAGCCCGCGACGATCGGTGACGGTCTCGAAGCGTGCTGCGCGCCGGAGCACCCCCGCGTGATCCAAGAGCGCGCCTGGACGAGCCCGATCTGGGTATCGCCCGAGTGA
- a CDS encoding peptidyl-prolyl cis-trans isomerase, giving the protein MKRPLVRFVLLGAALFALDRTLGAQLASEPPPFAPGSLVSDDELLYREATLRGWHESDAVVRRRLAMNLAFAEGERGRDEDALVRDALALGMHESDVVVQRRLVQKMRLAFAQSGRAQEPSEAELAAFLAAHRARWTEAPRVRATQLYFTTRARAEAVGAQLPRDASAALGLGEPLPFAAQLPSLSHAELARQLGAAFPDAAFALAPGAWSAPIESAYGWHRVFVHERTPARETPLATVRSEVREALLAERGDAAVRSALAQLRVRWRLAPDAGYE; this is encoded by the coding sequence GTGAAGCGTCCGCTCGTACGCTTCGTGTTGTTAGGCGCGGCGCTGTTCGCGCTCGACCGCACGCTCGGCGCGCAGCTCGCGAGCGAGCCGCCGCCGTTCGCGCCGGGTAGCCTCGTGAGCGACGACGAGCTGCTCTATCGCGAGGCGACGCTCCGCGGCTGGCACGAGAGCGACGCGGTGGTGCGCCGCCGACTCGCGATGAACCTCGCCTTCGCCGAGGGCGAGCGCGGGCGCGACGAGGACGCACTCGTGCGAGACGCGCTCGCGCTGGGCATGCACGAGAGCGACGTCGTCGTGCAGCGCCGCCTCGTGCAGAAGATGCGCCTCGCGTTCGCGCAGTCTGGACGCGCGCAGGAGCCGAGCGAGGCGGAGCTCGCCGCGTTTCTCGCAGCGCACCGCGCGCGCTGGACCGAGGCGCCGCGCGTGCGCGCGACGCAGCTCTACTTCACGACGCGGGCGCGCGCAGAGGCGGTCGGCGCGCAGCTCCCACGCGACGCGTCCGCCGCGCTCGGGCTCGGCGAGCCCCTGCCCTTCGCCGCGCAGCTCCCTTCGCTCTCGCACGCCGAGCTCGCGCGCCAGCTCGGCGCCGCCTTCCCGGATGCGGCGTTCGCGCTCGCGCCCGGCGCGTGGAGCGCGCCGATCGAGTCCGCGTACGGCTGGCATCGCGTGTTCGTGCACGAGCGCACGCCCGCGCGCGAGACGCCCCTCGCAACCGTGCGCAGCGAGGTGCGCGAAGCACTGCTCGCGGAGCGCGGCGACGCCGCGGTACGCAGCGCGCTCGCCCAGCTGCGCGTGCGCTGGCGGCTCGCGCCCGACGCGGGGTACGAATGA
- a CDS encoding HupE/UreJ family protein, with protein sequence MTGTFWPKRSSSLLRRRVVLACAAVPLLALAPSATSAHNLAPAYLELRELAGGEVAVLWKQSAVIPRGVRLEPRLPCPDASEPAARLDAEAVVLEWRIACGGELVGRSLSVDGLAGSGVDTVVRVALADGREVRAILSEAAPALAVPARESSARVFASYLRLGAEHLASGLDHVLFVAGLALLLGATRRLVVAITAFTLGHSATLALAALGVVAPPQSLVEVAIAATIVALALALARAPADEQRAVGPRGIARHPALLPFAFGLLHGLGFAGALAELGLPQHAIPLALLAFNVGIELGQLGIVALLLGALWLLRRAVSARATSPGLPRFARELPASAIGALGVFWCLDRAAALLFP encoded by the coding sequence ATGACGGGGACGTTCTGGCCGAAACGCAGCTCGTCGCTCCTTCGGCGGCGGGTTGTCCTTGCGTGCGCTGCCGTCCCGCTCCTCGCGCTCGCGCCTTCCGCCACCTCCGCTCACAACCTCGCGCCCGCCTACCTCGAGCTGCGCGAGCTCGCGGGCGGCGAGGTCGCGGTGCTTTGGAAGCAGTCCGCGGTGATCCCGCGCGGTGTACGGCTCGAGCCGCGGCTGCCGTGCCCCGACGCGAGCGAGCCCGCCGCGCGGCTCGACGCGGAGGCGGTCGTGCTCGAGTGGCGCATCGCGTGCGGCGGTGAGCTGGTCGGCCGCTCGCTCTCGGTCGACGGGCTCGCCGGCAGCGGCGTGGACACCGTGGTGCGCGTCGCGCTCGCGGATGGACGCGAGGTGCGCGCAATCCTCAGCGAGGCGGCGCCGGCGCTGGCCGTGCCCGCGCGCGAGAGCAGCGCGCGCGTCTTCGCGAGCTACCTGCGCCTCGGTGCGGAGCATCTCGCGAGCGGCCTCGATCACGTGCTGTTCGTCGCGGGGCTCGCGCTGCTGCTCGGCGCGACGCGGCGGCTCGTCGTCGCGATCACCGCCTTCACGCTCGGCCACAGCGCCACGCTCGCGCTCGCCGCGCTCGGCGTCGTCGCGCCGCCGCAGTCGCTCGTCGAGGTCGCGATCGCGGCGACGATCGTGGCGCTCGCTCTGGCGCTGGCGCGGGCGCCGGCGGATGAGCAGCGCGCAGTCGGCCCTCGCGGCATCGCCCGCCACCCCGCGCTCCTCCCGTTCGCGTTCGGCCTGCTGCACGGCCTCGGCTTCGCGGGCGCGCTCGCGGAGCTCGGTCTCCCGCAGCACGCGATTCCGCTCGCGCTGCTCGCCTTCAACGTCGGCATCGAGCTCGGCCAGCTGGGGATCGTCGCCCTGCTGCTCGGCGCGCTGTGGCTACTGCGCCGCGCAGTTTCCGCGCGCGCCACTTCCCCCGGGCTGCCGCGCTTCGCGCGCGAGCTGCCCGCCAGCGCGATCGGCGCGCTCGGTGTGTTCTGGTGCCTCGACCGCGCGGCGGCGCTGTTGTTCCCGTAG
- a CDS encoding TIGR03621 family F420-dependent LLM class oxidoreductase: MAAPHKFRFGVQLSSLPAADWKARVQQIERWGYDSILWPDHFFFPEWDPVVALSAVAAATSRIKTGTLVYGVDYRHPVVLARSAATAHALSGGRVEFGIGAGWTEADYAEAGMRYDAAGVRVERLEEALHVIKGIWSQERTTYAGSSYQVTGAQRAVELATTPRILIGGGGKKVLGVAGRHADIVGINPKVAEGKITANAARDGMLERTREKIRWVQAAAAAAGRDFAQLELNALVFGTVITDDAKPVREFLGKQSGMSPEDVAACPLYLVGSAREIRDTLLRRREELGFSYIVIQGRDFALLEKFAAEVVAPLTAADAR; the protein is encoded by the coding sequence ATGGCCGCGCCCCACAAGTTCCGCTTCGGCGTGCAGCTCTCGTCGCTGCCGGCCGCCGACTGGAAGGCGCGCGTCCAGCAGATCGAGCGCTGGGGCTACGACTCGATCTTGTGGCCCGACCACTTCTTCTTCCCCGAGTGGGATCCCGTGGTGGCGCTCTCGGCGGTCGCCGCCGCGACCTCGCGCATCAAGACCGGCACGCTCGTCTACGGCGTCGACTACCGGCATCCCGTCGTGCTCGCGCGCTCCGCGGCCACCGCGCACGCGCTCTCCGGTGGGCGCGTCGAGTTCGGCATCGGCGCGGGCTGGACCGAGGCCGACTACGCCGAGGCGGGCATGCGCTACGACGCGGCAGGCGTGCGCGTCGAGCGGCTCGAAGAGGCGCTGCACGTGATCAAGGGCATCTGGTCGCAGGAGCGTACGACTTACGCGGGGTCGAGTTATCAGGTGACGGGCGCGCAGCGCGCGGTCGAGCTCGCCACGACGCCGCGCATCCTGATCGGCGGCGGCGGCAAGAAGGTGTTGGGGGTCGCGGGCCGTCACGCGGACATCGTCGGCATCAACCCCAAGGTGGCCGAGGGCAAGATCACCGCGAACGCCGCGCGCGACGGCATGCTGGAGCGCACGCGCGAGAAGATCCGCTGGGTGCAGGCGGCCGCGGCGGCCGCAGGCCGCGACTTCGCGCAGCTCGAGCTGAACGCGCTCGTGTTCGGCACGGTGATCACGGACGACGCCAAGCCCGTGCGCGAGTTCCTCGGCAAGCAGTCGGGCATGAGCCCCGAGGACGTCGCCGCCTGCCCGCTCTACCTCGTGGGCTCCGCGCGCGAGATCCGGGACACGCTGCTGCGCCGCCGCGAAGAGCTCGGCTTCTCGTACATCGTGATCCAAGGCCGCGATTTCGCGCTGCTCGAGAAGTTCGCGGCGGAGGTCGTGGCGCCACTCACGGCTGCGGACGCGCGATGA
- a CDS encoding GatB/YqeY domain-containing protein, translating into MGLVERVNDEMKGALKSKQAERLVALRNIRAAFLYEMKKDGASTLADEAAIAALRKLEKQRQESIEAFSKGGREEMAAAERAELAVIQAFLPSLADEATTSRWVDEAIAASGATSAKELGKVMGALMKAHKGDIDGNLARAIAAKKLGG; encoded by the coding sequence ATGGGTCTGGTCGAGCGCGTGAACGACGAAATGAAGGGGGCGCTGAAGTCGAAGCAGGCCGAGCGCCTCGTCGCGCTGCGCAACATTCGCGCAGCGTTCCTCTACGAGATGAAGAAGGACGGCGCGTCGACGCTCGCCGACGAGGCGGCGATCGCTGCGCTGCGCAAGCTCGAGAAGCAGCGCCAGGAATCGATCGAAGCGTTCAGCAAGGGCGGGCGCGAAGAGATGGCCGCCGCCGAGCGCGCCGAGCTCGCGGTGATTCAGGCGTTCCTGCCGAGCCTCGCGGACGAGGCGACGACTTCGCGCTGGGTGGACGAGGCGATCGCTGCGAGCGGCGCCACCTCCGCGAAGGAGCTCGGCAAAGTGATGGGCGCGCTGATGAAGGCGCACAAGGGCGACATCGACGGCAACCTCGCCCGCGCGATCGCAGCCAAGAAGCTCGGCGGATAG
- a CDS encoding DUF4126 domain-containing protein, with product MSPDLLAHLGLAAGAAAGSGLRVYGTVAALGSLQYAGVLDLPGQLEVLGALPVALLASALYVAEFVADKVPAFDSIWDAVHTFVKVPAASLLAYAALGDAPDTWRAAASLLAGGVALSVHGMKSGVRLSANTSPEPFSNWGLSLAEELSFAGLVYLLIEHPYVALGVAGVLLVLVALLMFWIARAIRRLFRGEPKPAAAG from the coding sequence ATGTCACCAGACCTGCTCGCACACCTCGGTCTCGCGGCCGGCGCCGCTGCGGGCTCCGGCCTGCGCGTGTACGGCACCGTCGCCGCGCTCGGCTCGCTGCAGTACGCCGGCGTGCTCGATCTGCCGGGGCAGCTCGAAGTGCTCGGCGCGCTGCCGGTCGCGCTGCTGGCGAGCGCGCTCTACGTCGCCGAGTTCGTCGCCGACAAGGTGCCCGCCTTCGACTCGATCTGGGACGCGGTGCACACGTTCGTGAAGGTTCCCGCCGCTTCGCTGCTCGCCTACGCCGCGCTCGGTGACGCGCCCGACACCTGGCGCGCTGCGGCCTCGCTGCTCGCGGGCGGCGTCGCGCTCTCGGTGCACGGCATGAAGTCCGGCGTGCGCCTCTCCGCGAACACGAGCCCGGAGCCGTTCTCGAACTGGGGCCTCTCGCTCGCGGAAGAGCTCAGCTTCGCGGGCCTCGTCTACCTCTTGATCGAGCACCCCTACGTCGCGCTCGGTGTCGCGGGCGTCCTGCTCGTCCTCGTGGCGCTGCTGATGTTCTGGATCGCGCGGGCAATCCGGCGGCTCTTCCGCGGCGAGCCGAAGCCGGCAGCCGCTGGCTGA
- a CDS encoding SRPBCC family protein: MASVKVSDRINAPIEKVWELIGDFGGIQRYSSGFKSVTCVGSGVGAVRTITLPNDAQIQERCELLDAARRTLDYSIIAGALPLTGYLARIQLAEDGAATRIEWSSSFEPKGISDAQGITMVEGIYAGGIKGIKKALGV, encoded by the coding sequence ATGGCGAGCGTCAAGGTTTCGGATCGCATCAACGCGCCGATCGAAAAGGTTTGGGAACTGATCGGCGATTTCGGCGGGATCCAGCGCTACTCGAGCGGCTTCAAGAGCGTCACGTGCGTCGGCTCGGGCGTCGGCGCAGTCCGCACGATCACGCTGCCGAACGACGCGCAGATCCAAGAGCGCTGCGAGCTGCTCGATGCCGCGCGCCGCACGCTCGACTACTCGATCATCGCGGGCGCGCTCCCGCTCACCGGCTACCTCGCGCGCATCCAGCTCGCCGAGGACGGCGCCGCGACGCGCATCGAGTGGAGCAGCTCGTTCGAGCCGAAGGGCATCAGCGACGCACAGGGCATCACGATGGTCGAGGGCATCTACGCGGGCGGCATCAAGGGGATCAAGAAGGCGCTGGGCGTGTAG
- a CDS encoding gamma carbonic anhydrase family protein, with protein sequence MLRGFAPRRCAQPPAHAARDWRPRVSWQADDFARRYPGARILPYQGRWPRIDVSAWIAPGAIVVGDVEIGRDSSVWYGCVLRGDVHAIRVGARTNIQDNSVLHVTKDRFPCEVGDEVTVGHRAVVHGCRVGHGALVGIGATALDGAQLGELAWLGAGGVLAPGASVAPRMLALGTPAKPARELRPEELAEQRERTLEYVRTAGRHRASQSGA encoded by the coding sequence ATGCTGCGCGGCTTCGCGCCCCGTCGATGTGCGCAGCCTCCGGCACATGCGGCGCGCGACTGGAGACCCCGTGTGAGCTGGCAAGCCGACGACTTCGCGCGCCGCTACCCCGGCGCGCGCATCCTGCCGTATCAGGGCCGCTGGCCGCGCATCGACGTGAGCGCGTGGATCGCGCCGGGCGCGATCGTGGTCGGCGACGTCGAGATCGGGCGCGACTCGAGCGTCTGGTACGGCTGCGTGCTGCGCGGCGACGTGCACGCGATCCGCGTCGGCGCGCGCACGAACATTCAGGACAACTCGGTGCTGCACGTGACGAAGGACCGCTTCCCGTGCGAGGTCGGCGACGAGGTCACGGTCGGGCACCGCGCGGTGGTGCACGGCTGCCGCGTCGGCCACGGCGCGCTCGTCGGCATCGGCGCGACCGCGCTCGACGGCGCGCAGCTCGGCGAGCTCGCCTGGCTCGGCGCCGGCGGAGTGCTCGCCCCGGGCGCGAGCGTCGCGCCGCGCATGCTCGCCCTCGGCACGCCCGCGAAGCCCGCGCGCGAGCTGCGCCCCGAAGAGCTCGCCGAGCAGCGCGAGCGCACGCTCGAGTACGTGCGCACCGCGGGCAGGCATCGCGCGAGCCAGAGCGGCGCGTAG
- a CDS encoding ammonium transporter — protein sequence MSLFAHPRARHVGAALTSLALAAPALAEDAPPAIDTGDTAWVLAATALVLLMTLPGLALFYGGLVRAKNILNVLMQCFAAAAVIGVLWIVVGYSLAFGAGNAFIGDFSRVMLSGISVDSVLANFATPPRNIPEMSFVMFQGMFAIITPALIIGAVVERMKFSAFVVFMTLWVLFVYCPAAHMVWSGGGYLFGKGAIDFAGGLVVHMTSGFSALVAAIVVGKRSGFGKQPIAPHSLPLCLMGAALLWVGWFGFNAGSALSASPLAALAFLNTSTAASMATLTWAGIEWLHRGKPTALGAATAAVAGLVAITPACGNVSPGGAIAMGFLVAVICYGAVTFLKPRIGYDDSLDAFGVHGVGGTVGAIGVGLFTTSYPAGDAMKQLLVQVEGAVIVAVAAPVLTYVLLKITGLVTGGLRVDDEAEFNGLDLAEHSEAAYTGVGD from the coding sequence ATGTCCCTGTTCGCTCACCCCCGCGCACGCCACGTCGGCGCCGCGCTCACCTCGCTCGCGCTCGCCGCGCCTGCGCTCGCAGAGGACGCGCCGCCCGCGATCGACACGGGCGACACCGCGTGGGTGCTCGCCGCCACCGCGCTCGTGCTCTTGATGACGCTGCCGGGCCTCGCGCTCTTCTACGGCGGCCTCGTGCGCGCGAAGAACATCCTGAACGTGCTCATGCAGTGCTTTGCCGCCGCGGCGGTGATCGGCGTGCTGTGGATCGTGGTCGGCTACAGCCTCGCGTTCGGCGCAGGCAACGCCTTCATCGGCGACTTCTCGCGCGTGATGCTGAGCGGCATCTCGGTCGACTCCGTCCTCGCGAACTTCGCCACGCCGCCGCGCAACATCCCCGAGATGAGCTTCGTCATGTTCCAGGGCATGTTCGCGATCATCACGCCCGCGCTGATCATCGGGGCCGTGGTCGAACGCATGAAGTTCTCCGCCTTCGTGGTGTTCATGACGCTGTGGGTGCTGTTCGTGTACTGCCCCGCGGCGCACATGGTGTGGTCGGGCGGCGGCTACCTGTTCGGCAAGGGCGCGATCGACTTCGCGGGCGGGCTCGTCGTGCACATGACCAGCGGCTTCTCCGCGCTCGTCGCCGCGATCGTGGTCGGCAAGCGCAGCGGCTTCGGCAAGCAGCCGATCGCTCCCCACAGCCTGCCGCTCTGTCTGATGGGCGCCGCGTTGTTGTGGGTGGGCTGGTTCGGCTTCAACGCCGGCAGCGCGCTGTCCGCGAGCCCGCTCGCGGCGCTCGCGTTCCTCAACACCAGCACCGCCGCCTCGATGGCGACGCTCACCTGGGCCGGCATCGAGTGGCTGCACCGCGGCAAGCCCACCGCGCTCGGCGCGGCGACTGCCGCCGTCGCGGGCCTGGTCGCGATCACGCCCGCGTGCGGCAACGTCTCGCCCGGCGGCGCGATCGCGATGGGATTCCTCGTCGCGGTGATTTGTTATGGCGCGGTCACTTTCCTGAAGCCGCGGATCGGCTACGACGACTCGCTCGACGCGTTCGGCGTGCACGGCGTCGGCGGAACGGTCGGCGCGATCGGAGTGGGTCTCTTCACCACGAGCTACCCGGCGGGCGACGCGATGAAGCAGCTGCTCGTGCAGGTCGAGGGTGCCGTGATCGTGGCCGTGGCTGCGCCGGTCCTGACGTACGTGCTGCTGAAGATCACCGGCCTCGTGACGGGCGGCCTGCGCGTCGACGACGAGGCCGAGTTCAACGGGCTCGATCTCGCGGAGCACAGCGAGGCCGCGTACACCGGCGTCGGCGATTGA
- a CDS encoding MFS transporter encodes MTAPAAPATERFTSYHYLLLVLLGIATLYEGFDASMLTLASPDVRATLGIETSEWGTLYGWTRVGLIASFFLLMCADRFGRRAMLLFTVAGFAITSGATAFAQTKYDFIAWQTLARLFLTAQYGLAIIIAGEELPARLRARGITALTSLAAVGTVLTAQVLPYFLQEAKGGEPALLDNWAHDGALALVASICAWLDLPFDGAHWRGLYLVGATPLLLLPFLAASVRETERYRQVAAQRSEGSLASVFRDQFRGAAQLFAPRYRRRFLIVALLWNCVYLVIAPSVAYWSIYAREEVGMSVQQVGNVITVAYIFGALGHLVSGQLVDRVGRKITCAGFFALGAVAIVMLFHTRTIVGQYGWHISTVFLLNAAIGATHVYASELFPTELRATGYGWSTNFFGRATEFIPVLIGFLIGQGLSITSAITIVGIGPILGALLIAKYALETRGLTLEQIQEKLDHESAAGAARAPA; translated from the coding sequence GTGACCGCACCCGCAGCGCCCGCGACCGAACGCTTCACGAGCTACCACTACCTGCTGCTCGTCCTGCTCGGCATCGCGACGCTGTACGAGGGCTTCGACGCGTCGATGCTCACGCTCGCGTCGCCGGACGTGCGCGCGACGCTCGGAATCGAGACGAGCGAGTGGGGAACGCTATACGGCTGGACACGGGTCGGGCTGATCGCGTCGTTCTTCTTGCTGATGTGTGCAGATCGCTTCGGGCGGCGCGCGATGCTGCTGTTCACGGTGGCGGGCTTCGCGATCACGAGCGGCGCCACGGCGTTCGCGCAGACGAAGTACGACTTCATCGCTTGGCAGACCCTCGCCCGGCTGTTCCTCACCGCGCAGTACGGCCTCGCGATCATCATCGCGGGGGAGGAGCTGCCCGCGCGGCTGCGCGCCCGCGGGATCACGGCGCTCACGAGCCTCGCCGCCGTCGGAACCGTGCTGACCGCGCAGGTGCTGCCGTACTTCCTGCAAGAGGCGAAGGGCGGCGAGCCCGCGCTTCTCGACAACTGGGCGCACGATGGGGCGCTGGCGCTCGTCGCGAGCATCTGCGCTTGGCTCGATCTCCCGTTCGACGGCGCGCACTGGCGCGGGCTCTACCTCGTGGGCGCAACGCCGCTGCTGCTGCTGCCGTTTCTCGCCGCCAGCGTGCGCGAGACCGAGCGCTACCGGCAGGTGGCGGCGCAGCGCAGCGAGGGCTCACTCGCGAGCGTCTTCCGCGACCAGTTCCGCGGGGCGGCTCAGCTGTTCGCGCCGCGCTATCGGCGCCGCTTCCTGATCGTCGCGCTGCTGTGGAACTGCGTGTACCTCGTGATCGCGCCGTCCGTCGCCTACTGGTCGATCTACGCCCGCGAGGAAGTGGGAATGAGCGTTCAGCAGGTCGGCAACGTCATCACCGTCGCGTACATCTTCGGCGCGCTCGGACACCTCGTGTCGGGTCAGCTCGTCGATCGTGTGGGCCGCAAGATCACATGCGCCGGGTTCTTCGCGCTCGGCGCGGTGGCGATCGTGATGCTCTTCCACACGCGCACGATCGTCGGCCAGTACGGTTGGCACATCTCGACCGTGTTCCTGCTGAACGCCGCGATCGGCGCCACGCACGTCTACGCATCGGAGCTCTTCCCCACGGAGCTGCGGGCGACGGGTTACGGCTGGTCGACGAACTTCTTCGGCCGCGCGACTGAATTCATTCCCGTGCTGATCGGTTTCTTGATCGGGCAGGGCCTCTCGATCACCTCGGCGATCACGATCGTGGGAATCGGCCCCATTCTCGGCGCGCTGCTGATCGCGAAGTACGCGCTCGAGACGCGCGGCCTCACGCTCGAGCAAATCCAAGAGAAGCTCGACCACGAAAGTGCAGCGGGGGCCGCAAGGGCCCCCGCTTAG
- a CDS encoding nuclear transport factor 2 family protein, with amino-acid sequence MPHPPEEIREAYRRYVATRDRIEAGELAWDALAEFFTADAVFIDPAWGRVDGLPAITILLSESMAGLEDWTFPEAWTMVEDDRLVSFWWNRLGGARADGTPYQAPGISILEYASGGKFKSEQDILNMAHVGELIRESGWRPPARFNMPPKNPRRE; translated from the coding sequence ATGCCGCATCCGCCCGAGGAGATACGGGAGGCGTATCGCCGCTACGTCGCGACGCGCGATCGCATCGAGGCCGGCGAGCTCGCCTGGGACGCTCTGGCCGAGTTCTTCACCGCGGACGCGGTCTTCATCGATCCCGCCTGGGGCCGCGTCGACGGCTTGCCCGCGATCACGATACTCCTCAGCGAGTCGATGGCAGGCCTCGAGGATTGGACCTTCCCCGAGGCGTGGACGATGGTCGAAGACGACCGCCTGGTCTCGTTCTGGTGGAACCGCCTCGGCGGAGCGCGCGCCGACGGCACGCCGTATCAGGCCCCCGGCATCTCGATCCTCGAGTACGCGAGCGGCGGCAAGTTCAAGAGCGAGCAAGACATCTTGAACATGGCGCACGTGGGAGAGCTGATTCGCGAGAGCGGCTGGCGTCCGCCCGCGCGCTTCAACATGCCCCCGAAGAATCCGCGGCGGGAATGA